Part of the Papaver somniferum cultivar HN1 unplaced genomic scaffold, ASM357369v1 unplaced-scaffold_18, whole genome shotgun sequence genome is shown below.
catgagagacgtgggttaggctcaatgacttgtataaataggttatcctccctattttcaaacaggacaagacaacagaagcaagtgttgatacaaccgtactcaaacaccggaactgatagcttacattctgcaagccagttcagctttctgatacaactcatacatagccaacaccttcacaatctcaacaccttcttcgcttccctccctaagatcaaccccaactccttcactttgtgaccgaagcaagtctggaacgaccatttcttggtttaggccagaattgtacatattgatttctcgaatcacaaagcactcccgtgcagtgcatttttttagggtttagattcattcctcatccacaccccaaattaccaaattcggcagtaatagttttcacccataaacacctagacattaagacctttgaaaaattctttatcgtccttgaactccttgtcgtcaacagccttGGAACATAagtttcatgaagaaaggagttaattccaacaaaccttcttgactgatgccgaacaagggccttttgaatttcaagagtcctaaaaacaatagcctttatttgttgtatctcctttcttgtttccttcgactcttcaagaacaccagaaaacttctgaagatttgaaggaacatcccttggttttctcacattcctcctttttcttttcaaagttgaggATACAGGAGATTTATTGTCATGTCCCTAGTGTTAGGGTAAGGGATAGTCGTTGTTATTCCTTAATACTGAGAGGGTAGTTTCGACATTCTATTTGTGAGTAACATTTCTGCTATTTAGGCCGGGAGGCATTTTATTCCTGACAAtcaatcaattaagaaatgtATTAACCTTCTTCCCTAAATTCTTCTGTAAGTTCTGTTCCTCTCTATCTATGTCTTATTCTTCCTCTAATTCGActatttcttcttctaatccTCTAATTCCTTCTATCCTTTCTCAATAATCTCTACCCTTAGAGATCCAACCTGTTTCTGTATATTCAACTGTAGTGATGTTCACTACAAGTGGTACCCGAGTAGTTCTGGTCCTTGGGAATTTTTCCATGGCAGAGCTTCAAGAAGCTACACCATTACAACTTGAAGCCTTGAAGAAACAAGGTAAAACAAGATCTGAATTAGAAAATGGTTGTCGTCTGTATCGGTTTCATTTTGAAGAAAACCACTCTCCAACTAGAGAGTattatcttcagaagttttcatgGCAGATGACCAGGGCTTTGAAGAAGTTGAGATTGATCCTTTTCATTAAGGGTACTACATCAATTCCCCTTGCCATCGAAGAAGATGATTCTCTGGAGGagttgattccttcatttttattCGATGAAGAGAATGATATCACCACCGATGTGGTCAAATCGTTTTTTTCcacaatgaaaaagaaaataataattataccaGAGCTCCGTGTTTCCAACTTGAAGAAGTCGTCGAATCTGCCGTGAATTATTTTGGAAAAGTAAAATTGAAGAAGCAGATGAAGTTGGGTGAGTGTTTAAATATTATTCTCAATTCTTCTCGTAGCTTATTCGATCGTGGTAAAGATAAATTGAAACTTGATTTTATATTAGGGATTTCTTATTACGTCGGTTTGCAATTTTTGGATAGATTGTGTAAAGAAATTGTTCAAAAGCTTATTTCTAACAGTGGGTATCAATCAGGTAGTTTGTGTAATGATTCAATCGATTGTGTGCTAGCTAATAGGGGTTCTATCACTACTGCTTGGTGTATGCTTGATAAAATGATTGAGAGTGAAGGTTGGGATTCGAGTGGTAGTAGAGATTATTCTTCTCATAGGATATTCGATCGCGGAAAAGGATGGAAACTCATTAAAAAGTATACTTCAATTCTGATAATAAATCTTGTGATGACGATGTGGGTTTTCAAGTTAGAAGGGAAGATGAAAACATGTTTTCTGGATTATCAAGAGGGAAAACCCTTCTTTACATGGCCAGGATTGATTAATGATGCTTGTCTTCAATTTGAGAAGGAAGAATATATGAAGAATTTCCAGAGAATGGTCTTCTCCTCAATAGTGGAGATTTCTTATGAAGCGTTTCAAGGTTGTGGGTTCTTGTTTGTTACCAACAACAAGCTACTCATGAAGAGGAGTTTTCGTCTTAATTTTCTAGTTGGGTCATTCGAAAATATACAGTCCACCATTTAAATTCCTTCATCGGGTAGAGCTCAGAGAAGTTATCATCACCAACTTAATTTGATTACAACTCAAGAAGAATTTTTTGAGCAGCTGGGAAACTCGAATATGTTGCTTCTTATAAATATCAAATGGTCCGGTAAGGTATGTTCTCGCTGCAGTTTCGATTCCCCCAGAACGTTATTTGATCGAGGTAGGTGGTTTGAATTGATCAGGAGGTACTCTCATTACAATAACAACAGCTTTAGTTTCAGTTTTGGTGTACTTAATTTTTGTTTACTTGTTCTAAATGGGTTGATTTTAGTGCATTAATACAATGCAAATTTTGTTTCTGCGCTGAGTTCTGAACATGAGTATCATTTTATACTATTACTTCCGGACACGAGCATGTGTTGGTGTGTTAGAAATGGTACCAGTGGTGATGATCGCAAGTTCTGCGATGCCATGCTGCAACAAGTTATTGTTCTCTGGAAGATGTTGATGCTGCAAGTGACGAAGCAGAGTGCGTTTGACAGTGGTTATATATTGCTTGACATTGAGTTACAGCTGAAATATGGTTTATTCAAAATGCTTGGTTTTGAAATGGGGATTCTGAGTAGTGCACAAAATCTCTCTGATCAGCTGTGTGTTAGATATGTCAGTATTCCGATACAAGAAGAGGCTGGAGAGGGTTTCATGGAGATGGATTCTTCGCAGGTTGATGATAGTGGAGGAATCTTAGCTCGTGCTTCAGGTTTGACGACAGATTCTTCTTACCCTTTGTACTGCATGATGTTTATGAGTGTTCCATTTCTTAAAATTAAGTTTGAGAAGATCATTGCTAGTAGTGGTAGGCAGTTACTCTTGTGTGACAGAAGTAAGAGTGTCGACAAGAACTTAGTAGTGGGTCATGTAATAATCTCTGGACCGCTACAAGTGCTTCAACTGTTATCTCAACACCAGTGGCGTCATAGGAAAGTTGAACAAGATGTTGTTGAGGGTGCCGAGTTAAATAAGCAGGAACTCACGTTCAAGACTCAGTGGGAACTATTCATATTCATTTCAGCCTCATGTGGTGCTGGTGAAGAAGGCTGGAGTATGTCAGAGTTTACGTCTGGTTTGAGAACAAGTTATTTCTTTCTCTTGTATTTCTGGTTATGCAAGTGTGTTGCACACTGTAGAGTTAAGTTTGAGGAGACTGTTCTGGTAGAGTGCATGCAAATAAATTGTAACAAGATAGGCGTACATAGAAATCAAGTAATTGTTTCTCAGTGTGACCAGATAGTGAAGAGaagacatgtcaaatttacaAATAAGACAGAGCTCGAGTTCATTAAAGGAAGTTTAATGTTGAAACTGTTTGAGCACAATACTTTTGGGTGGAAATGTCAAGTGCTTACTACCACAACAGAGCGGGCTCTAACAGAACCTGTTTACCTTACTGCAAAATTTCAAAGACTGCCAACTGCTTTAAGTATGTTACTTGACTTGCATAACTCAGTTGTTGCTCGTAGTAAAGCGCAGTTATTATTGATTGTGAGCAATAAGAGTGCGGTCCAGAACTTGGAAGTGGGTAGTTGCGCAACTCATATACTGCAACTGTATAGACTTGTTCCTTTGTCTCGCAATCAACATTACAATTCTGGGGAGCTCTCCACATTTATTGGCACGACTGTAGAAGGGAAAGAAAAGGCTGTCAAGTCCATGGTGTCAATAGGTGCAGGtataattaaagaagatatggagcAGTTCGAAGGAATGACGGTTTGGCAGAATAAGTTTAGCTCTGAAGAAGGGTCTCTTGCATTCCTCAACTGGTTGGCCGTACAGTCTTGGCTGTATGATTTGGTTTTATTCAGGGCGTTGGGATTTGCTTCGTTGTTCTCTGTTGTGTGCAGTACCAGTAACATGAGTTGGATCAACCTGGTTCCAACAACTCGCATTGCAGCAATCCTCCTTATTACCAGGTATGCTGACTGTTTAAATAAACACAGAGACACCATATGGCCTTTATATCAGTTGTGCTCATGTGCTTATGGAGTCCTTGCACGAGAAGAAGACCTGAAGATTTACTTGCATGCCTCAATTGGTAATGGAGATCTATTCTTCATGCTGGAATGTGCTTATACAGTCAGTAGCATGGCTACTAAGACCTACCAAGCcgtgaagatgaagagagtaggCTTGCTTAATGAAATTCCAGGATTGAGGTTTGAGCTCAGTATCTTGTGGGCCTTGATGATGAAATTTTTAAAGGACTCAGTTCTGATGCTTATGAGAAGAAGCTGCCAGAGCTATGAATTCTATCAAGAGCTCAACTCCTTTTCCATATcctccatccttgaggacaaggatgatttggaGAGGTGGGTATTTGTCATGTCCCTAGTGTTAGGGTAAGGGGTAGTCGTTGTTATTCCTTAATACCGAGAGGGTAGTTTCGACATTTTATTTGTGAGTAACATTTCTGCTATTTAGGCCGGGAGGCATTTTATTCCTGATAAtcaatcaattaagaaatgtATTAACCTTCTTCCCTAAATTCTTCTGTAAGTTCTGTTCCTCTCTATCTATGTCTTATTCTTCCTCTAATTCGACTATTTTTCCTTCTAATTCTCTAATTCGTTCTATCCTTTCTCAATAATCTTCACCCTTAGAGATCCAACCTGTTTCTGTATATCCAACTGTAGTGATGTTCACTACATTtatcttttttcttcatgattgatggtttaacaataatattaacatattttccatcagaagacataatgcttggagtctccatataaGTATGtgattgtgagaggaattcacaaatcaggctcaacaagcaatcttgtgataaaaagagtttttcatagaaggaaaaaggaatgtagggttacataaCCTTTATACAAAAAAAGATTCACGTACACACAATTCTCAACtctaaagaaggcagaattgtcgattttaaccctcttttattgatcaaacagggaaagtcctttcaatatcaattagatatgaaaagatggaaaaaATCCGAACATGcgaaaaaagaaaccaaaaagaaatacaaatcaacaaaaaaaaatttcttttcctaaagcctgaagtgtgcaatctcttgtctcttttgaaccaggcacctcagacgacttctgaacaagtttgagcttgtttgctaatcgatttcctctcctttgaagtttgttgacatatcttactttgtgtttgtacttgtaacacataGAGAGTTCTTGACCCGTAacagtacaataagaacatgtcaatgtggaggacgatccagacaccatagctgagcatgctgctaaacaaaatgaggtacctgaaacatgtgaaatagaattttcagtagtcAGGGAAAAATCgattttatcctccatagtggtgttgatggtggattttcgacaagggtcaaaatcgtaaaatcgtgatactgcatgtttctgacttgGCTTCGGGAAcgcatgtgacaattcatattttacgatccgtgaaccgtttttaagatctctgatcgagtacctctcatagccacgatgaatatgattctagAAAGACCTCCCACTTGCTGAGCATTCGATGCtgcgcatttcatcgtgcccctctatgtagaagaaagattgggcggtcctccatacataattgtttgttgagagggcaaaacgccttcaggacgttggtgacactcgttgttcctTGACTACATAGAGGTACCTTCCTCTATATATAataacgattgggcggtcctccatacataattgtttgttgagagggcagaacgccttcaggacgtcggcgacactcgttgttccctgactatgtagtgagaccgtgtatagattcaggtgaCTCTCCATACATGATTGTTGAGGAGGcaaaatgccttcaggacgttaatgatgctgcacgttgttccctgactatacacctttcagaacgagtatgatgcttcattatctcatatctcgattctacaatagattaattctaccgtgacattgaccactgaattcctaggaaataatatattttatctcattactccgattccatggtcgaacccacgaccgatcccatggaatggtaatagataattattttatctcattactctgttttcatgatcgaatccacggctgatctcatggaatggtaatggataattctattactccgattctatggtcaaatccacgatcccatgggatggtaatgctcattttattattccgaatccatggtcgaatccacggctgatctatggattgataataaataatcaCTTATattactcaatttcatgaatcattctccactgaatttcataaattagtaataaatactcaacaaccgggcatctggaccatcactgagtaatcccaaagaaaatggtgcaagtgtactcaacaatgatgcacgaacgagcacccaaatgcacgaacgatcatttgaaaatatggacaaatgaggaatcctacacaaaacaggagagagaaaataataatattaaaataatgaagagaCGCCCAGGGACCGGGACCACCGTcctggctggccatgccctagccgtggaggTCCCCATGCCtcttcaattattttttcttattttattattttcatgaactcaagaaaactccttcattctagcaactttccttgtttgagcaaaactcatggtttctccatattttcacggtttcatgaaaaacaataaaatatggaaaggtgtcgcgggaccgggctacctggccggccggccatgccctatccgtggccggtcccacaacttacaatccctagtctttcataattgttagttctctcatctcatgaaactcctcagtttgagaaaaaatcatggtttcttcatattttctcaaatattgctcaaaccatgaaaaagccaaaaagtcaaatggtcacacgaccgactcgGCTACTCacgcaaaatattaaaatatcattattttaatattttccaaattttgatcaaacgagcaaagttctacttgctcattcgagcaaaatcaagaatttcagtcaaagatcgaactcttctgaaaattcaaaatattgctcaaacgcacatcagaaagtgcctaaactctcaggactgagacacaaacattatggtgacatgggaatgcttccttgaccgaccaaggccagacctaaggcttgcaaggatccagtcccacacattcttatgattttgacctaatttgctcaattactcatattgggtccaaactctttccaaccaacttggaattttctcaaacgaccattcGCTGGTCCCACGAACGTGAAGGGCCGGTTTCgttccctcttggtcggtccctcacttttccataattaggttttttcacctaatgctcaatcgagcactacttcaataaatgatgaaaccggcattttatcatcattctttcaccaactggccagcTAAGGACCCTGctgtacgctcactcgagcacttgggagcCACATGGACTCCTTCATTCcatatggtcggtccctctctcattcatgacctattttcagcaattcatcaattgacgaacaattgaccaaaattagggttttgaacaaacgctccacaaaatcatcattctgagcaagttcaaatacTAATAAATTTAAGTttaatccagcaatcaacatctggattaattatataatatttggtagtctaatgatattttaattaatattttattgggtcacgtcaccaataaataattcgtcgaattgagcaataattGTTCAGTTACTCGaagattgatccaactatcaatatccagaatatatcagtaattcgtcgaattgagcaatacttgctcagttgctcgaatattgatccaactatcaatattcagtaattcgtcgaactgagcaatacttgctcagttgctcaaatattgatcctaTCGATATTCAGATGCTCAGTTAtttgaatttacaatattttctcagacaagcaatatctaagaacgtctaacatgttcaatccatgaatcatcgaGCATTCGACCACTCATGCTCGATTTaaaaaaacttagactcactgtctaattagtcaacaaccgactaattaatacacgtctgccttgtagATTTCACAAattatgagacatcaatcacgtcacacggggggatatcaattaggattttggtctagTGGCCTACGGTACGTCGATTCATCCAAGATGAGAAATTTTAGTAAGTCGtgcaaatggttgaaggagttagcaaagtagtgggtggacgcttaaccaagtctccgcacgaccagGAACTGGGTTCACCACGATTTCACACTTCcctactctttcactcaagaaactgtcacacttacagggatcaaggtgtttaccattctgacaatataaataagtctctgaatccatgattgaaaagacaacattcgtctacacgaAATTTttcgagtaattactctcaagaattcatcaatctaccagaacttattcgaactcatcaattcacagaaaacttgcagaaatattcaatatccttgatcatcatcgatcccacacaattctcagcttccctcctacagatcaacccatctccctctttgcgaccgaattgactctggaacgaccattgacttggtttaggtcggattcctacagattgatctctcgaatctaagcactccctttgcagtgcatctgtgtgaggttgaacagtttgctcggttgaggagtctcgacaacatacTCATCTCTTCAATTTCCTGAAAAACCAGCGAGCCGGTTttacccatctacagattggcgaccacagtgggagattaatctctcggttgcaatctcaagtctcacaaagatggtcgttcttaggtctggttcagttaccaatccgggttcaacacccgtcTCTAACATCGCAAGTTCTAGTAGTATTTCCACCGCAAGTATTACTCCTCTCAACtttgcaggctctagtggtaccgctaataccactcctccgacCAGAAATGTCATACCACATGTTACTACTCCTCCTCCGAGTGCTGGTACTCCAGTGATCACTCATGTCAATTCTGTAAGTAATGCTACTGGCACTATCAACAATCCACCTCCTAGcgaatctcctgaagaaaccatagGAAATCAGCCTACTATGGtggatctcatgaaggttcatacTGAAATGGATGCAACGCAGAAATAGTTgtgtgcttatctcaaaactctcacggaTAAGCTTGCGTCTGAACAAACTCAGCCTCAACACGAGAAAGGAAAAGcgaaagaaacatcttcaaccaatgatcctgaaatctctccaatccatgttgtagatgatgaagaagtccgTAAAGCTGCAAACGATCCACCAGcaaaggaacctgcaagtttcatcactcgagagGATCTGAAGCGCTTTTTagaagatcgaggaaaagacaagacatcatctgtccaccgtcaccaacctccataccctgctgctacacaaaggattcctctgccaaaaggttatacctctccaacgttcactctTTATGATGTAACgggaaatgctcgagaacatgtttctcggtttctggaatcattgggtgaacatgagcacaaccatgtcgtccgtttgaaggaattctcaaaatctctgaaaggcagagcatacacatggtacaacaacattgcaccaggaagtatcactagttggggagaaatgattaatgctttctacagaaagtatttcttcaTCTCAGAGTAGATCACTCTCTTTGATTTAGGAAAATGtatcagaagaacaatgaacatccgaacaatcatgtgaagaggttcagagtccaagctttggattatcatgacccGAATGGCACTGAACaaaaactggtggacttgtgcatcaacgaaaTGATCctggtctacagagccttgctagaaaatctccagttctagactttctcagagcttcatgaagcagccaaacgatcagcgactactgcacctgctttactggaaagagcaaagtctgcaagttcgaggaacctcgaagaagCTGacacctagtcaacaatcagtacaatctccatccttcaacaaatgttgttgCTGAAGGAAAGCCGGGACACATCATcagagcgcttctccaacatcccaagcTCCTCTGAAcgcacaaagaaaagataactaatcccgaaatgcacaaacctcgacccggaaTCAACGAACGGGAAATGATGCAATCAAAttgtaactgcaatattttgaaggagtgatcgagttactggaagtctgggttcaaggtggtgcaatcaaattgtcgttcatcaggagagagccaactgaagaagaaatggataatCCCAGGTACTatcgccttcataggttcatcgatcatccaacaagtaactgcaatattttgaagcacatcttcaaagagaggttgtccataatagcttcaactggggattgAAGGAgtgagtacacaagaatcctctcttaatcagaacctttacactctctgaacaaccagtcgaAGAAGCAGTTccatcgttgatcgagcatatctgtgaaattgctctatctgtctaaggcacaaaggaaaaacatgttcacaacaccaaattacattgtgtcacgtctgtccatcccggaaatactccttgaaccttcatccacagacaaggagatgcacgactgaggACTGTTTACCACAGACCatatcagaggaaatgaattcggaagaatgttgatcgatgctgacaccaccatcaatatcattttactgaaaaccctcagagccgcaagTATCACTTGACAAGAAGCTTCTTGTGAtctatctcaatcagagaccttgaaggaacgctcagaaatacttatggctacatcaacataagttcaacctaagcagaaaccaagtttcacacataatcaggaagatccacgatatgacatgttcttcagacaagcgtggattcatgctgaaaagatggctactgacaaagcacctttggttgcacatctctccaatgaagaaaattctgatccagaagatttggcgggtattccgtcatcagagcacttggaggaattttgaactttgaagaggttgaagcaagaacctgcaaagatgcatagacattcatcaagaggttccgcactcatgaaagtctcattcctcccattcatatgtaatttatttcctcacatgctatcctagcatggggacttaatatgctagcaactctgctattgcaagacgaatGGTAGCTTTACCGCAACAGTATTTTGCCAAGTGGTTGcatctgacatttctctgaatcgaacactgagacattcattacttagatgatgtccaagcatgggAAAGAACAATTTGGACGTATCCTTGCAGGAGTgatcatgtgtgccacaaaatcagaaagttctgcacaagtgttgaatcccactacaaCAACGAAAGGAGTGCTTAATCGACAGAAGATACTCatggccgagatgatcaaacctaagttcttaagggatatgacgcttcaacgctcaagcatctaagaagccttcaaattgtactcccaatcaaagagtacaccttctataatggagcctctagcttcaacacaaatatctcgacgatgacacactgatctaacaccaacacgatcaaagtgcaactgaatttatcccatgataaggcttctgaagcagatgcaacatcattcatccatggatggcacaaattccttcaacatacaccggggacttgatcttattggagaaatcaattctatttcaataaatgttatccacataacaagttattgcaacctgatgtgattccatgaaacttcatcaacgggtctctctacatcacaagcccctgcacaactgaggaacttcctctcttcaccgatcgCATCCAGAATGGAAACTACCGCttctatctaccg
Proteins encoded:
- the LOC113337857 gene encoding uncharacterized protein LOC113337857, whose product is MLLLINIKWSGKVCSRCSFDSPRTLFDRGRWFELIRRYSHYNNNSFSFSFGVLNFCLLVLNGLISALSSEHEYHFILLLPDTSMCWCVRNGTSGDDRKFCDAMLQQVIVLWKMLMLQVTKQSAFDSGYILLDIELQLKYGLFKMLGFEMGILSSAQNLSDQLCVRYVSIPIQEEAGEGFMEMDSSQVDDSGGILARASGLTTDSSYPLYCMMFMSVPFLKIKFEKIIASSGRQLLLCDRSKSVDKNLVVGHVIISGPLQVLQLLSQHQWRHRKVEQDVVEGAELNKQELTFKTQWELFIFISASCGAGEEGWSMSEFTSGLRTSYFFLLYFWLCKCVAHCRVKFEETVLVECMQINCNKIGVHRNQVIVSQCDQIVKRRHVKFTNKTELEFIKGSLMLKLFEHNTFGWKCQVLTTTTERALTEPVYLTAKFQRLPTALSMLLDLHNSVVARSKAQLLLIVSNKSAVQNLEVGSCATHILQLYRLVPLSRNQHYNSGELSTFIGTTVEGKEKAVKSMVSIGAGIIKEDMEQFEGMTVWQNKFSSEEGSLAFLNWLAVQSWLYDLVLFRALGFASLFSVVCSTSNMSWINLVPTTRIAAILLITRYADCLNKHRDTIWPLYQLCSCAYGVLAREEDLKIYLHASIGNGDLFFMLECAYTVSSMATKTYQAVKMKRVGLLNEIPGLRFELSILWALMMKFLKDSVLMLMRRSCQSYEFYQELNSFSISSILEDKDDLERWVFVMSLVLG